Proteins from a single region of Pseudarthrobacter sp. NIBRBAC000502772:
- the aceE gene encoding pyruvate dehydrogenase (acetyl-transferring), homodimeric type: protein MAAGEETSHILSGLTNQLPDRDPEETAEWAESLDALIREQGTERAQYIMRSLLQRAGAQSVGVPMVTTTDYVNTIPVDQETTFPGNEEFERRYRAYMRWNAAIMVHRAQRPNIGVGGHISTYAGAATLYEVGFNHFFRGKDHPGGGDQVFFQGHASPGMYARAFMEGRLAEEDLDGFRQEKSKEGHALSSYPHPRLMPEFWEFPTVSMGIGPMNAIYQAQSNRYLHNRGLKDTSDQQVWAFLGDGEMDEPESRGLLQLAANENLDNLNFVINCNLQRLDGPVRGNGKIMQELEAFFRGAGWNVIKVVWGREWDDLLTKDADGSLVKIMNETPDGDYQTYKAESGGFVREHFFGKTPQTKDMVADLSDDEIWNLKRGGHDYRKVYAAYKAATEFKGKPTVILAKTVKGYGLGPHFEGRNATHQMKKLTLDDLKKFRDHLRIPITDEQLDADLYRPPYYHPGTDSPEIQYMMERRRALGGFVPERRPDHTPVELPDAKTYEVAKRGSGKQQAATTMTFVRLLKDLLRDKKFGNRIVPIVPDESRTFGMDAFFPTAKIYNPGGQAYLSVDRDLVLAYKESAQGQLIHPGINEAGAVAAFTAAGTSYATHGVPLIPVYVFYSMFGFQRTGDAFWAAGDQMARGFIIGATAGRTTLTGEGLQHADGHSPILASTNPAVLTYDPAYGYEMGHIIRDGIERMYGPAASGDGTGPASDKNLMYYITVYNEPISQPAEPENLDVNGVLKGIYRVSASGLEGPKSQILASGVSVPWALDAQRILAEDWGVSADVWSVTSWNELRRDGLAAEEEAFLNPGLPARVPFVAQQLADARGPVVAVTDYMKAVPDQIRQFLPHQFASLGADGFGFSDTRAAARRFFKNDTHSIVVKTLQLLASRGEVDGGAPAYAMDRYKLLDVNAGTTGGTGGDA from the coding sequence GTGGCTGCAGGAGAAGAGACCTCCCATATCCTCAGCGGGTTGACAAACCAGCTGCCTGATCGTGATCCGGAAGAGACCGCCGAATGGGCTGAGTCCCTGGATGCACTGATCAGGGAACAGGGCACGGAGCGTGCCCAATACATCATGCGGAGCCTGCTCCAAAGGGCGGGCGCGCAGAGCGTCGGCGTGCCGATGGTGACCACCACGGACTATGTGAACACCATCCCGGTGGACCAGGAAACTACGTTCCCCGGCAACGAAGAGTTCGAGCGCCGGTACCGGGCGTACATGCGCTGGAACGCCGCGATTATGGTGCACCGGGCACAGCGGCCGAACATCGGGGTGGGTGGGCACATTTCCACCTACGCCGGGGCCGCCACCCTGTACGAGGTGGGCTTCAACCACTTCTTCCGCGGCAAGGACCACCCCGGCGGCGGTGACCAGGTCTTCTTCCAGGGCCACGCCTCCCCCGGCATGTACGCCCGCGCGTTCATGGAAGGCCGGCTCGCCGAGGAGGATCTGGACGGATTCCGGCAGGAAAAGTCCAAGGAAGGCCACGCGCTCTCCTCCTACCCGCACCCGCGCCTGATGCCGGAGTTCTGGGAATTCCCCACGGTCTCGATGGGCATCGGTCCCATGAACGCGATCTACCAGGCCCAGTCCAACCGGTACCTGCACAACCGCGGCCTCAAGGACACCTCGGACCAGCAGGTCTGGGCGTTCCTGGGCGACGGCGAAATGGACGAGCCCGAGTCCCGCGGCCTGCTCCAGCTCGCCGCGAACGAGAACCTCGACAACCTCAACTTCGTGATCAACTGCAACCTCCAGCGCCTGGACGGTCCCGTCCGCGGCAACGGCAAGATCATGCAGGAACTCGAAGCGTTCTTCCGCGGCGCGGGCTGGAACGTCATCAAGGTCGTCTGGGGCCGGGAGTGGGATGACCTGCTCACCAAGGACGCCGACGGCTCGCTCGTGAAGATCATGAACGAGACTCCGGACGGTGACTACCAGACCTACAAGGCGGAATCCGGCGGGTTCGTCCGCGAGCACTTCTTCGGCAAGACCCCGCAGACCAAGGACATGGTCGCGGACCTTTCCGATGACGAGATCTGGAACCTCAAGCGCGGCGGCCACGACTACCGCAAGGTCTACGCCGCCTATAAGGCTGCCACCGAATTCAAGGGCAAGCCCACCGTGATCCTGGCCAAAACGGTCAAGGGCTACGGACTCGGACCCCACTTCGAGGGCCGCAACGCGACCCACCAGATGAAAAAGCTCACCCTCGATGACCTGAAGAAGTTCCGCGACCACCTCCGGATCCCCATCACGGACGAACAGCTCGACGCGGACCTCTACCGGCCCCCGTACTACCACCCCGGCACCGACTCCCCCGAGATTCAGTACATGATGGAGCGCCGCCGCGCCCTAGGCGGCTTCGTCCCCGAACGCCGGCCTGACCACACGCCGGTGGAGCTGCCGGACGCCAAGACCTACGAGGTTGCCAAGCGCGGTTCCGGGAAGCAGCAGGCTGCCACCACCATGACCTTCGTGCGCCTGCTCAAGGACCTGCTCAGGGATAAGAAGTTCGGAAACCGCATTGTCCCCATCGTTCCGGATGAGTCCCGGACCTTCGGCATGGACGCGTTCTTCCCCACGGCCAAGATCTACAATCCGGGCGGCCAGGCCTATCTCTCCGTGGACCGGGACCTGGTCCTGGCGTACAAGGAATCGGCCCAGGGCCAGCTGATCCACCCCGGCATCAACGAAGCAGGGGCGGTCGCGGCGTTCACCGCCGCGGGAACTTCCTACGCCACCCACGGCGTACCGCTGATCCCGGTCTACGTGTTCTACTCCATGTTCGGGTTCCAGCGCACCGGCGACGCCTTCTGGGCCGCCGGTGACCAGATGGCCCGCGGCTTCATCATCGGCGCCACTGCCGGCCGGACCACCCTGACCGGTGAAGGCCTGCAGCACGCCGACGGCCACTCCCCGATCCTCGCCTCCACCAACCCGGCCGTCCTCACCTACGACCCGGCCTACGGGTACGAGATGGGCCACATCATCCGGGACGGCATCGAGCGCATGTACGGACCGGCCGCCAGCGGCGATGGAACCGGACCTGCATCCGATAAGAACCTGATGTACTACATAACGGTGTACAACGAGCCCATCTCCCAGCCGGCCGAACCTGAGAACCTCGACGTCAACGGAGTGCTGAAAGGCATCTACCGGGTGTCGGCGTCGGGCCTTGAAGGACCCAAGAGCCAGATCCTGGCCTCCGGCGTCTCCGTCCCCTGGGCTCTCGATGCCCAGCGGATCCTCGCCGAGGACTGGGGCGTCTCCGCCGACGTCTGGTCCGTGACGTCCTGGAACGAACTGCGCCGCGACGGGCTCGCGGCAGAGGAAGAGGCGTTCCTGAACCCGGGCCTGCCCGCCCGCGTACCGTTCGTTGCGCAGCAGCTCGCGGATGCGCGGGGGCCGGTGGTGGCGGTGACCGACTACATGAAGGCCGTCCCGGACCAGATCCGCCAGTTCCTCCCGCACCAGTTCGCTTCGCTCGGGGCAGACGGCTTCGGCTTCTCCGATACCCGTGCAGCTGCCCGCCGCTTCTTCAAGAACGACACCCACTCGATCGTTGTGAAGACCCTGCAGCTGCTGGCTTCGCGCGGTGAGGTGGACGGCGGCGCGCCCGCCTACGCGATGGACCGCTACAAGCTCCTGGACGTCAACGCCGGGACCACCGGCGGCACCGGAGGCGACGCCTGA
- a CDS encoding SDR family oxidoreductase, protein MAATHRPAHPHRPAPVAVVTGAGSGIGRAVARLLLADGYRVVLAGRREAPLLESAAGHRQALTVPCDVTVPDDVERLFAAALGKWGRVDLLFNNAGVFGPAASVDEISVADWDAVVAVNLTGSMLCAAAAVRAMKSQEPQGGRIINNGSISAHSPRPRTVAYTVTKHAMTGLTKSIELDGRGFGITCGQIDIGNTATDIMSTIGVDSGALQADGSRRVEPTFPVQDAARAVLLMAGMPPSASVGSVVITAAGMPFIGRG, encoded by the coding sequence ATGGCTGCAACCCACCGGCCCGCACATCCCCACCGGCCGGCACCGGTCGCCGTCGTTACCGGTGCAGGCTCCGGGATTGGCAGGGCGGTGGCGCGGCTCCTGCTGGCCGACGGGTACCGCGTGGTGTTGGCCGGCCGCCGTGAGGCTCCGCTGCTGGAGTCGGCGGCCGGCCACCGCCAGGCGCTGACGGTGCCCTGCGACGTAACAGTGCCCGACGACGTCGAGCGCCTTTTCGCCGCGGCACTCGGGAAGTGGGGGAGGGTTGACCTCCTGTTCAACAACGCCGGAGTGTTCGGCCCGGCCGCGTCGGTGGATGAAATCAGCGTGGCCGACTGGGACGCGGTGGTGGCGGTGAACCTGACCGGCTCGATGCTGTGCGCCGCCGCGGCCGTCCGGGCCATGAAATCCCAGGAGCCGCAGGGCGGCCGGATCATCAACAACGGGTCCATTTCAGCGCATTCGCCGCGGCCGCGGACGGTGGCCTACACGGTCACCAAGCACGCCATGACGGGCCTGACCAAAAGCATCGAGCTGGACGGCAGGGGCTTCGGCATCACCTGCGGCCAGATCGACATCGGCAACACGGCCACGGACATCATGTCCACCATCGGCGTGGACTCCGGCGCCCTGCAGGCTGACGGCAGCCGCAGGGTGGAGCCCACTTTCCCGGTGCAGGACGCCGCGCGAGCCGTGCTCCTGATGGCCGGCATGCCGCCGTCGGCCAGCGTGGGCTCCGTGGTGATCACGGCCGCCGGCATGCCGTTCATCGGCCGCGGCTGA
- a CDS encoding cation:dicarboxylate symporter family transporter, which yields MKIPDSAALKASSAPQKKKPLYRSLFFQILIAVVAGVLIGHFWPNLGSQLRPLGDGFIQLIKMIIAPLIFLVIVTGISAVGDVKAVGRVGVKALLYFTAATLFALVFGLIVGNIVQPGAGLNIDPNTLSQEALTAKTGNAVPKDAAHFILDVIPTSVIGAFASNSLLQVLFFSVFFGAAIVVIGRERCMPVVSLMETVLELIFKIMSWIMKVAPIGAFGAMAFIIGQYGLDTLSTYALLIAACYGAAIVFIGLLFLVAWGFARVPLWHFLKYTREEFLLALGTASTEAVMPRIMTKLTNAGCSRATTGLVVPTGYSFNLDGAAIYLSISLLFLAQAFGHNLDLGQQLAALGVLLLTSKGMAGVPGSSFLALSATAAALGIFPVAGVALLLGADRLMDSMRVVVNLLGNCVATFVVSKWEGQFDRSVMVRAFNGEITNHDSAIMLGVEEEFEDQELERISGGQEPSPKFRGGPNPEEIREFHMRRPTHAAAAPDSSSDAGGGQ from the coding sequence ATGAAGATCCCAGATTCCGCGGCGCTGAAGGCGAGTTCGGCCCCGCAGAAGAAGAAGCCCCTGTATAGGTCGCTCTTCTTCCAAATTCTGATCGCCGTCGTGGCAGGTGTTCTTATCGGACATTTCTGGCCGAACCTTGGCTCGCAGCTGAGGCCGCTCGGTGATGGATTCATCCAGCTCATTAAAATGATCATCGCGCCGCTGATTTTCCTGGTGATCGTCACCGGCATCTCGGCCGTAGGCGACGTCAAGGCGGTCGGAAGGGTCGGAGTCAAAGCCCTTCTCTACTTCACCGCGGCCACGCTCTTCGCGCTGGTCTTCGGCCTGATCGTAGGCAACATCGTCCAGCCCGGTGCCGGGCTGAACATTGATCCCAACACCCTCTCCCAGGAAGCGCTGACCGCCAAGACCGGCAATGCCGTGCCCAAGGACGCCGCCCACTTCATCCTGGACGTCATCCCCACCAGCGTCATCGGCGCCTTCGCGAGCAACAGCCTCCTGCAGGTCCTGTTCTTCTCGGTCTTCTTCGGAGCAGCCATCGTCGTTATCGGACGCGAGCGCTGCATGCCTGTCGTCAGCCTCATGGAGACCGTCCTGGAGCTCATCTTCAAGATCATGTCCTGGATCATGAAGGTTGCCCCGATCGGTGCTTTCGGTGCCATGGCATTCATCATCGGCCAGTACGGGCTGGACACGCTCAGCACCTATGCGTTGCTCATTGCCGCCTGCTACGGCGCGGCCATCGTCTTCATCGGCCTGCTGTTCCTCGTGGCCTGGGGCTTTGCCCGCGTCCCGCTGTGGCACTTCCTGAAGTACACCCGCGAGGAATTCCTGCTGGCGCTCGGCACCGCCTCCACCGAGGCTGTGATGCCGCGCATCATGACCAAGCTGACCAACGCCGGCTGCTCCCGCGCCACCACCGGCCTGGTGGTGCCCACCGGCTATTCGTTCAACCTCGACGGCGCCGCAATCTACCTTTCGATCTCCCTGCTCTTCCTGGCGCAGGCCTTCGGCCACAACCTGGACCTCGGCCAGCAGCTGGCCGCGCTCGGCGTCCTGCTGCTGACCTCCAAGGGCATGGCCGGCGTACCCGGTTCATCGTTCCTGGCTCTCTCCGCCACCGCCGCAGCACTAGGGATCTTCCCCGTCGCCGGCGTGGCCCTGCTGCTCGGTGCCGACCGCCTCATGGACTCCATGCGGGTGGTGGTGAACCTCCTGGGCAACTGCGTCGCCACGTTCGTCGTCTCCAAGTGGGAGGGACAGTTCGACCGGAGCGTTATGGTCAGGGCGTTCAACGGCGAGATCACCAACCACGATTCCGCCATCATGCTTGGCGTCGAGGAAGAGTTCGAAGACCAGGAGCTTGAGCGGATCAGCGGCGGACAGGAGCCGTCGCCCAAGTTCCGCGGCGGACCGAACCCGGAAGAGATCCGCGAGTTCCACATGAGGCGGCCCACCCACGCCGCTGCCGCCCCTGACAGCTCGTCCGACGCAGGTGGCGGACAGTAA
- a CDS encoding Pr6Pr family membrane protein: protein MTKRTVLIGGRFFFGLLTLVAVGTQLTVHLGMGYDVWNFFSYFTNLSNIFAALVLLISGYRVLIRKRPSEIDDVTRGTATIAMAVVGLVFGALLAGEDLGSLLPWVNFVVHYLIPVVMVVDWLFQPPRATLTVKHIWYWLLYPVGYLVYSLVRGALVNWYPYWFVDPARAGGWGGVLVFALAISVGFLVVSLAMLWLGNKLKRQVDY from the coding sequence ATGACCAAGAGAACTGTGCTTATCGGGGGACGCTTTTTCTTTGGCCTTTTGACGTTGGTGGCGGTGGGAACACAGCTGACAGTTCATTTGGGCATGGGCTACGACGTCTGGAACTTCTTCAGCTACTTCACAAATTTGTCCAACATCTTCGCCGCGTTGGTGCTTCTCATCAGCGGCTACAGGGTGCTGATCCGCAAACGCCCCAGCGAAATCGACGACGTCACGCGCGGCACGGCAACCATCGCCATGGCCGTGGTGGGACTCGTGTTCGGTGCGCTGCTCGCCGGGGAAGACCTCGGCTCGCTGCTGCCGTGGGTCAACTTCGTGGTGCACTACCTGATCCCGGTGGTCATGGTGGTGGACTGGCTCTTCCAACCGCCGCGGGCCACGCTCACGGTCAAGCACATCTGGTACTGGCTGCTCTACCCCGTCGGCTACCTGGTCTACAGCCTGGTCCGCGGGGCGTTGGTGAACTGGTACCCGTACTGGTTCGTCGACCCCGCGCGGGCAGGTGGCTGGGGCGGGGTGCTGGTGTTTGCCCTCGCCATTTCCGTCGGCTTCCTGGTAGTGAGCCTGGCGATGCTGTGGCTCGGCAACAAACTCAAGCGGCAGGTGGATTACTAA
- a CDS encoding NCS1 family nucleobase:cation symporter-1 has translation MQTTPLTGVEPAPEAAVDLDKAAHPSVGVDTLCDIASAASGRTISPTLYNIDLAPTKREGRRWTGYSIFTLWANDVHSLGNYAFAIGLFALGLGGWQILLALGVGAVLLFALLSLSGFMGVKTGVPFPVMSRISFGIRGAQIASLLRGAVAVAWFGIQTYLASVVLRVMLVAMVPSLQELDANSILGLSTLGWASFVFLWIVQLIIVSFGMEMIRKYEAFAGPIILVTMAAIAVWIFVEAGGSIAWAGDNALEGGDMWRTIFAGGALWVAIYGTFVLNFCDFTRSAVSKQAVVRGNFWGIPINMLLFGAIVVVMAGGQFKINGTVIQSPSDIVQTIPNTLFLVLACLALLILTIAVNLMANFVAPVYALTNLFPKHLNFRKAAWVSGAIGLIILPWNLYNNPLVIVYFLGGLGALLGPLFGVVMADYWLLRRGKVNVLELYSEDPAGAYYYKKGYNPRAIIAMVPAAAIALLIAFVPALEAAAPFAWFVAAGIAAVVYYVISDRRQRLDDVDGESIAVASTH, from the coding sequence ATGCAGACAACCCCGTTGACCGGCGTTGAACCGGCACCCGAGGCAGCAGTTGACCTGGACAAAGCAGCCCACCCCTCCGTGGGTGTCGACACGCTTTGCGACATAGCCAGCGCCGCCTCCGGCAGAACCATCAGCCCCACCCTCTACAACATCGACCTTGCCCCGACGAAGCGGGAAGGCCGCCGCTGGACCGGCTACAGCATTTTCACTCTGTGGGCCAACGACGTCCACAGCCTTGGCAACTACGCCTTTGCCATCGGGCTCTTCGCCCTCGGGCTGGGCGGCTGGCAGATCCTGCTCGCCCTGGGGGTCGGCGCCGTCCTGCTGTTTGCACTTCTCAGCTTGTCCGGCTTTATGGGGGTAAAGACCGGTGTCCCGTTCCCGGTCATGAGCCGGATCAGCTTCGGCATCAGGGGCGCCCAGATTGCCAGCCTCCTGCGCGGGGCAGTGGCCGTGGCCTGGTTCGGCATCCAGACGTACCTCGCGTCCGTGGTGCTCAGGGTCATGCTCGTGGCCATGGTTCCTTCGCTGCAGGAGCTCGATGCCAACTCCATTCTCGGCCTGTCCACGCTGGGCTGGGCTTCGTTCGTATTCCTGTGGATTGTCCAGCTGATCATCGTCAGCTTCGGCATGGAGATGATCCGCAAGTACGAGGCCTTCGCCGGCCCCATCATCCTGGTCACCATGGCGGCCATCGCCGTCTGGATCTTCGTCGAGGCCGGCGGCTCCATCGCCTGGGCCGGGGACAACGCCCTCGAAGGCGGCGACATGTGGCGCACCATCTTCGCCGGCGGAGCCCTGTGGGTGGCCATCTACGGAACGTTCGTCCTGAACTTCTGCGACTTCACCCGGTCCGCCGTCTCCAAGCAGGCCGTGGTTCGCGGCAACTTCTGGGGCATCCCCATCAACATGCTCCTCTTCGGCGCGATCGTTGTGGTGATGGCCGGTGGACAGTTCAAGATCAATGGCACTGTCATCCAGAGCCCGTCGGACATCGTCCAGACCATCCCGAATACGCTGTTCCTTGTCCTGGCCTGCCTTGCCCTGCTGATCCTGACCATCGCCGTGAACCTGATGGCCAACTTTGTGGCACCTGTCTATGCCCTGACCAACCTCTTCCCGAAGCACCTGAACTTCCGCAAGGCGGCCTGGGTCAGCGGCGCCATCGGCCTCATCATCCTGCCGTGGAACCTGTACAACAACCCGCTCGTCATCGTGTACTTCCTGGGCGGACTCGGAGCCCTGCTCGGCCCGCTGTTCGGCGTTGTCATGGCCGATTACTGGCTGCTGCGCCGCGGCAAGGTCAACGTCCTTGAGCTCTACTCCGAGGACCCGGCAGGTGCCTACTACTACAAAAAGGGTTACAACCCCCGGGCCATCATTGCCATGGTGCCTGCTGCCGCCATTGCACTCCTGATCGCCTTTGTTCCGGCACTGGAAGCGGCCGCCCCGTTCGCGTGGTTCGTCGCGGCCGGCATCGCCGCGGTGGTCTACTACGTCATCTCGGACCGCAGGCAGCGGCTCGACGACGTCGACGGCGAGTCGATCGCCGTCGCCAGCACCCACTGA
- the nboR gene encoding nicotine blue oxidoreductase, translating to MVDLDKQRTTAVLLAAGAGTRLGLGPKALLRFQGRTLVEVLADVLLEGGCREVVTVLGAEAATVRAATDLSRHRAIDNPDWASGMGSSFRAGVAAAAPEDHVLIALVDQPGLATETVARLLASHRPGRVTAAAYRGTDGKLQRGHPLLLDSSLRAQAAETATGDAGARFFLQEHAGLIDLVDCSDLSAGEDLDTPEQLHLLD from the coding sequence ATGGTTGACCTGGACAAACAACGCACGACGGCGGTGCTGCTCGCCGCCGGCGCCGGAACGCGGCTGGGGCTCGGCCCCAAGGCTTTGCTCCGGTTCCAGGGCCGCACGCTGGTTGAAGTGCTGGCCGACGTGCTGCTCGAAGGCGGCTGCCGGGAGGTGGTGACGGTGCTCGGAGCGGAAGCGGCAACGGTCCGCGCCGCCACCGATCTCAGCCGGCACCGGGCCATCGACAACCCGGACTGGGCCAGCGGAATGGGAAGTTCGTTCCGGGCGGGAGTTGCCGCCGCAGCCCCGGAGGACCATGTGCTCATCGCGCTCGTGGACCAGCCAGGCCTGGCCACCGAGACCGTTGCCCGTTTGCTGGCCTCCCACCGGCCCGGCCGCGTGACGGCCGCCGCCTACCGTGGCACGGACGGAAAGCTCCAGCGGGGACACCCGCTGCTCCTGGATTCCAGCCTGCGTGCTCAAGCCGCGGAAACGGCAACGGGCGATGCCGGGGCACGCTTCTTCCTCCAGGAGCACGCGGGGCTGATCGACCTCGTGGACTGCAGCGACCTCTCCGCCGGCGAAGACCTCGACACCCCCGAGCAGCTGCACCTCCTCGACTGA
- a CDS encoding aspartate/glutamate racemase family protein, whose translation MRILVANVNTTQSMTDSIAAQAKQAALPDTEIVGITPRFGADSCEGNFESYLAAIAVMDAVVNYPEPFDAVIQAGYGEHGREGLQELLDVPVVDITEAAASTAMFLGHKYSVITTLDRAVPLIEDRLKLAGLDARCASVRASGMAVLELEEEPERAVEAIIEQALLAVREDKAEVIVLGCGGMAGLDEEIRKRAGVPVVDGVAAAVTIAESLVRLRLSTSKVRTYATPRPKTVIGWPITAADVPAAP comes from the coding sequence ATGCGCATCCTTGTGGCCAACGTCAACACCACACAGTCCATGACCGATTCCATCGCCGCGCAGGCAAAACAGGCCGCGCTGCCGGACACGGAGATTGTGGGAATTACTCCGCGCTTCGGCGCAGACTCCTGCGAGGGAAACTTTGAGAGTTACCTCGCAGCGATCGCGGTGATGGACGCCGTCGTCAACTACCCGGAGCCGTTCGACGCCGTCATCCAGGCCGGCTACGGCGAGCACGGCCGCGAAGGGCTCCAGGAGCTCCTTGACGTTCCGGTGGTGGACATCACCGAGGCGGCCGCGAGCACCGCGATGTTCCTGGGCCACAAGTACTCCGTGATCACCACCCTGGACCGGGCCGTGCCGCTGATCGAGGACCGGCTGAAGCTGGCCGGCCTCGACGCCCGGTGCGCCTCGGTCCGGGCCAGCGGCATGGCCGTCCTGGAGCTGGAGGAGGAGCCGGAGCGCGCTGTGGAAGCCATCATCGAACAGGCGCTGCTGGCTGTCCGTGAGGACAAGGCGGAAGTCATTGTCTTGGGCTGCGGCGGCATGGCCGGCCTGGACGAGGAAATCCGGAAGCGTGCCGGGGTCCCCGTGGTGGACGGTGTGGCGGCTGCGGTCACCATCGCTGAATCGCTGGTCCGGCTGCGGCTGAGCACCTCAAAGGTCCGGACCTACGCCACCCCGCGGCCCAAGACCGTCATAGGCTGGCCAATAACGGCAGCGGACGTGCCCGCTGCGCCCTAA